The Loxodonta africana isolate mLoxAfr1 chromosome 18, mLoxAfr1.hap2, whole genome shotgun sequence genome includes the window GCTTATTATGTGTCAGCAACTGCGTTACATGCATTATCTCCTTTGACCCACCCCAAACCCCAAGAGGTAAGTTGAACTACTGTATCATTTTTATTAGATGAAAAAAGAAATGGTGAAATGAATTGTCTAAATTCACAGAGAGATGTAATGGCAAATCTAGGGCTCGAATACTGGCCTGACCTCAGAACCCTTTGTcttctcttcccctcctcctcAGAGCATCCTGCTTTCCATTCTCCATATACAATCCTGCACTGGCAATCATAAGAATTAAGCAAAAAAAACATAAACAGGTTTGTATCTTACAATTCTTTTTCTTGGGCTGTTGGCCATGAAAATGGGATCAGAAGGGGTAGTTCTGATTTGGTGTTTCAGACCGAAGCTGTATCTCCTGAAGTAATAttttatgtgtgagtgtgtgtgtgtgtgtgcttgagaGAAAGTATGTGACTATTTGAGTGTGCATGAGTGTAAACATGCATATACACAAGCACACTGTATTAGAGAGGAGCTACAAAGCCACTTCCATTTGCATTTTCAATGGTGCCTGTTAAGGGACCCTTTCATAAATTTATGTTATTTTGTTGTCAATCACTGAATGCATCAGGGAAGTCTCAAAACACTCAGAGAACATGTCTTTGGCCTAACCTACTGTCCCCAGATCCCAAGGGGAAGCACTTGGCCTCTTTTGTCCCTCTGAAGCTGTCCTCAGCACCATTACACTCATGAGGATCTCAGAGCACAAGTGAATTTTAGTGGCCCGGCATTGCCCAGGACTCTGGCTTCAGTCTGGAGAACTCAAGGCTCTCACTCTGCCCCTAGTATCCATGTTGATGCACTTCTTGACTCCTATGCCTGGGAGTATAAGTTTCTTTTACCTCCTTCTTCAGAGTTTAAGCAAAAATCTTCTGTCCTTATCAACAACCCCTGACATCCAGCACTGTGGAACTCTAACCAGAAGCCCAGGTACTCAGAAATCTCTTGCCTCtagttctttctgtttctttaattACCACATTGATTATATCAACCACTTGTTTTctgctggtgctgctttttttttgttttacattaaataattcttttttgggttttttttttttttttttaatctcttgtttTTACCCTCGCACCAGACTGTCACTCTAAAATGTTGCCCTATTGGTCGGTAACTCAATTTATAGGTCCAAATACCTGTGTTAAAGCTTTTATATCCCTATTACCAGAAATGGCTAGTGCATTTAGTGCAACCCACATCTGTATTAATTCTTAATACCTAATGAATAAAGTACAAAGTCCTTGTTTTGCTTAAAAACCCTCCACAATACAAACTCAGACTTCCCTTCTAGTCTTATTTCTTCCTGTTCTCCTGCCTGTATTCTCTGCTCCTGCTAAAGACAAAACACTTTTGCTTGAATTTACACTCCATGGTCTGAACACTGTCCTTGAGTTTTATCCATGATAAGAATCTTGGACTTCACCTATTAGGTGATGGGTAGACAGTCAGTGGTTTTAAAGAGACAGACACATTCACATCTGGATTTTACAAACACAATTTTGGATTCAGTAAGCAAATGTCTTTATAAAGCAGCCTGGCTGAGAAAGGAAGGACAGAGATAAGAAATGAAGTGGCAGCTAAAAGGTTTACAAAACTGAGAGGGCTTATTTATTGACTAAAGAGGCTGTGATATGTTTACTAGTTACTGGGAAGGAGCATTTAGTATCTACTAAAGAGAGACATAGTAAAGAGACAAAATACAGCAGCTAAAAGACTTGATGGAGCAATATTActgaagaaatagaagggaatAAGAATGAGAGCTGCAGTGCTGTGgtttacttaatatggcccttttagcTATTCAAGGTTTTGTAATGAcggagtgggactatgcaaataaggtggttgtggcccaccaaagagaTTGGATAGCCTACTAATAATGCAATTAAGGTGCATGGTACCCTtttggggtgggaccatgcaaataaggtgtatggaatccTAACAAgaggattagtcagttttgctctcctgctaggcttaaaaacagagacaatcccagagcagagggagACCTtgctaccaccaagaaggaagaaccaagagcagagcatgtctttggacttgaagcacctgtgctgagaacctcctagacctagaagagagagagagagagctgtaataccagagatggtgcaagaccgtgagaagcggtggcaagcacggcagagaactggcagcagcagaaccaggagactgcaGGAGATGGTGCAGAGGGCTTCCTGGCACAtggagcaaaagagctgagtgcctgcaGGCAGGAGGCCTGCTGGCAGAGAGGGGTGCCTCTGGGAACTTTGTGGAGCTAGGCTCGTCAACCCCTGTgtctagagctgagcacctttgagctgaggcttactggcagagtggcgTGTGTCTGGGCACTTATCAGAGCAGGTCGAGAGTTTTGTAACACTTTCCTGAGTAGGGCAGAGTCCTGGCTGGCCCAAAGGGTAGAGGTCCAGGGAAAAGCCTACCTGTGGGCACAGCCAAGGAGCTGTCCtaaccaaagaactgtatcctgattCATTCCTTACTCTGAATTGTAACCtggtacttccctaataaaccccataatagtgagtattgtctgtgagttctgtatggccattgcaacaaattactgAACCTAGTCATTCAGGGTTTATGATTTTACTTCATGCcactgccattgattctgactcatagtgacccccacagggtttcccaagactgtaaatctctatgagcgcagactgccacatctttctatgcagagccgctggtggtttcaaactgctgacattttggttagcagccgatagCTTTCTTCAACTGATGGACCAATTCTAAGTTTCCCATATAACAGCATACATCCTTGTAAATGTCTTCTTGAGCACATGTTGTAGAGTTTCTCTAGCATCTAATCTCCAAGTAGAATTGTTGGGTTGGAGGTGTACGAATGttcagcttcaaaaaaaaaaaatttttttttttttttttttactagaggttaaaagaaacaaacaaaaaacctgtggtATTTTGATCGGGATTGCATCAAATTCATAGGTAAATTGAGTCTTTTTACCACATTGAGTCTttctgtctattaacattggGTATCTTCCCACTTATTTAGGTATCATTTTTCATCCTTAGCAAAATTTTGTAACCTTTTTTGATGCTGGTCTTGGACCTCTTTTGTTAGGATTGTTTCTAGATTCCTTAAAGCTCCTATTGCTGCTGTGAATGGCAGGGTCTtcagaaaattatattttataatttatttttacttagtATAGGAAAATATGGAACAGTATtgttttttcaaaatgttaattTATACCCAATGAACTTTTTAAACTCTCTTCGTTTACCTAGAGattcctttggatttttttttttttttggagacaaCCATATTTTCAGTGACTTCTGTCCACTTTGTTCTTTCCCAGTCTTTACATACCAAAATATTTCCTAATGTTCTTTTCACAAACAGGGCAGCACTTCAGGTGTTTTCTGCAGAGGGATCAAGTTAAGCTCCTCTGCTTCATGCAGATCTGTGACCACATCTCCTGTACCAAAGGGGCATTAACATGCCACAACCCAGCCTAACTCCTGGTGGGAAACCTCAAGGGCCACTCCAGCTTGGTCTAATGTTCTGAGAACATCAATTGCTTCAAACTGATAACAGTTCCACCCTAGAATTACATAGTCAATTATGTGTCTTTTTCACTTCTCACATCGGATTAGATTTCTGGCCCACCTAGTTAGGTAGGTTGCCTCTGCCAGTGACCAATGTAAGTGTACAACTCTTGATTTAAGCTTTCTATTTGCTTCTTATGtgtaaaaccaaagcaaacccattgccatcgagtcgattctgattcacagtgaccctaaaggacagagtagaactggccagtagtgctttcaaggagcgcctagtggattcaaactgccaacttttggttagaggctgaactcttaaccactacaccattagGGTTTCCTTCTCTTACATGAGTACTCTCATTTGTTTTGCTTAAGTTTGGctgtgtcttttatttatttaacttttataATTTATCTAGAATTTCCGTGTGTTTTAATAAGAATGAGACCTACTGACATCAGCTTAGTCATGTTGCCAAAAGCTCCTCCTCCGAAATCTTACATTGCCATACATATGAATTTACCATAGTCTCTGAGCTCTCCAGATTTACTGAACCTTTCCAGCCCTGAAATATTATGTATGATTTTGAATGAAGGTGGGAAAGGGCATTTCAGGAGAAGAAACCAAATTCCTTTAGATTCAGAGGTGAGAAAGCACTTCACATTTTGGGGAAAGATAACTAGACCTGCATCCCCTGTTCCTAGCATTTAATTCACCAGTGCACTATAGGAGACACAGAATTGGTAATTGAGTTAATTAGAGATTGAATTACTTATTGAGTAGAGGCCCATTTAGAAAAATTAGTGAATTACTTAGGATAAGCTAAACTACAGAAACAAATAAATCTCAACATGTATAATGGTTTAAAGagaataaaagtttatttttctcctttgtaaCAGTTGTAGTGGGTATTTTGGATGGTGGATGGCTCTCCCAGACATGGAGAAGAAGGAACACTGTTCATTCCACCATGTGACTCCATTATTCCCTTCAGTCTTCTGCAATATGCACCCAGCTGGCAGAAGGGGAAAGAGTGTGGAAGAAGCCCAGAACTGGAACACACTAATGGATTGGCTAGAACTCAGTCACATGACCACATCACATTGTGAGGGAGGTTGGGAAATATAGTTTAGCTGAGTGCACAGGGAGAAGAGAATAACATGGCTTTGGGTGAGCAGCTAGTAGACTCTGCCACAATTCCTACAGTCTCAGAGTGcaagatggatcaaagaagaCGGACTCTGTAGTTAAGCTGTTCAGGGAGTGTTACTGTATTTCTGGTGGAAAATGATGATGGTCTAAGCTAAAGCTCTGATGCAATAAGTAGAAAAATAGAGTTAAGTAAGacatattttaaatgaagaatCACCAAGATCAGATGTAAAGGTAAGGGAAAAACTGGGTGAATGTGCCTGTGAGCACCCCACACGTGGAGAACCCATGAAATAAATCTGGATACAACTCAAGAAATGTACAGTGCAAAGTTATTGGTGTGAACAATGAAAAATACTCCACAATAATCTCCAGGAGGAGATAAAAATGAACAAGATGTGGCTTTTCTCCTCAGGAAAGATTGCAATCTACTTAGGGTGGATGTGCAGAGTACAAGGTTTGTTCAGACATGTTGGGGGGTTGATTGAACATGGAAATATGGGAAAGAGAGATCAAATCTACAGAGAGAGCCTTCAGAGTCATTGGCAAAATGGTAGTTGAAGCCACTGTGAAGCTGGAGGAGTcatcaaaagaaataataaagaaacGGAGTACAAGACCAAGAAGAAAAACATTGTGATTACATATAATTAAAGGTTTGAGAGATAGAATCTATCAAAGGAGAGGGCAAAAGTCTATTTTGAAAATAGGACACCTGAAGGGGGAGCTGTGAAAAATTTACTAGGCTAGTTTTGATAGAACCTACACTCAGTGATCCTTGTTGTTTACAACTGGCTGATGTTAGTGTAGATACCTGTCACCTCCTGGGCTTTGGCAAACTCTGAGTTTGGTCAGTGGATCAATTCCTAACTGTCCAGAGTAGTCCTTCTATGGACACACCCATTGCACtggagtggttttttttttttttttttttagattccaAAATGCTGTGCTTTCCTTATCATGTGTAATAAAATTAGTGTGTGATTCTAGATTTTCTATTAAGCTGTAAAGTAGAAGGCAGAGACTATGCCTCAATTCACCTTCTTTTCTCCAACATAGTTCCTGGCACAGATGGTATGCTTAACACCtatatgttgaataaataaaatctaCTTTTCTCAGATGTGTCATTTTTTATGAGGCCTATCGAAATGTTTAGAAAATGGTATATGAAAAGTTAATTATTTGTTAAGTGATTATGTCCTGGGTGTTTGGGTTGGTGGTTTGGGGTGGGGAGGATGaattcacagattcctcacttctTAGACATGAGTTTCTAGGGGTGACTGACAAATAGTCCCACTGACCTGCagggatttttttcccctcaaaatatTGTCTGCCTCTGGATTTAGTTAACCCTGGTAGAAAGGCAGCTGATCTGTTGAGTCAAAAGTGGAGAATAAGGAAGATCATCAAAAAATAACTTCACCAATAATTCTAGATTCTTCTCCCTTTCATACTGAAGGAGCCATGAGGAAAGAAAACCAGTCCTCTGTCCTGAATTTCATTCTTCTGGGAATTACCAGCCAACAGGAGCAGGAAGATGCCTTCTTCATCCTCTTCCTGTTTATTTACCCTATCACATTGATTGGAAACCTGCTCATTATCTTAGCCATTCGCTCTGATGTTCGCCTTCACaaccccatgtactttttccttgccaaccTCTCCTTGGTTGACATCCTTTTCTCGTCTGTAACCATCCCTAAGATGCTGGCAAACCACCTTGTGGGCAGCAAAGCCATCTCCTTTGGAGGATGCATAACACAGATGTACTTCATGCTCGCTTTGGGTAACACAGATAGCTATATCCTGGCTGCGATGGCGTATGACCGTGCTGTGGCCATCAGCCGCCCTCTCCATTACACaacaattatgagcccaaagtTTTGCATCTTGCTTGTTGTTGGGTCTTGGGTGATTGCAAATGTCAATACCCTCCCTCACGTTCTGCTCACAGCTAGTCTGTCCTTCTGTGGGAACCGGGAAGTGGCCAACTTCTACTGTGACATTTCCTCTTTGCTCAAGTTGTCCTGTTCTGACACCCACTTTAATGTGGAAATGATGTATCTAGGGGTTGGTGTTTTCTGTGTGCCATTAATATGTATCATTATCTCCTATATCCGGGTCTTTGCCACTGTTCTACGGGTTCCATCCACCAAGGGTGTGCTTAAAGCCTTTTCTACCTGTGGCTCCCACCTCACAGTTGTTTCTTTGTATTATGGGACAGTGATGGGTATGTACTTCCATCCTCCGACCAGTCACAGCCTAAAGGATGCAGTGATAACTGTGATGTACACAGCAGTGACTCCAATGTTAAATCCTTTCATCTATAGTCTGAGAAACCGAGACATGAAGGCTACCTTGGGGAAACTCTTCAGCAAGAGAATTTCCTCATAACCAATATGAGGTCACACTTTGGGGATGGCAGCCACCATTAACCATGCACATAAGAGTCCAGCTCCAATGTCAGCCCCTTCCAGGAGCCATCATTGATTTTCTCAGTTAGAAAATTCTTCTACTCAGAAATCTTGTAATAGCTTGATAAGACATCTGATTGAGGTCTTCACTTTGTACACACTCTTGCTCCTATAGGCAAGATGACAGCAGAAGAATATTGGGTTTATTTCCCACTTATGCTACTGACTAGCAGAGTAACATTGAGAAAGTATGATCATTGGCTTCTGCATCTATATATTGGGAATAATAATCTATGTCCTTCCTCTGTCGTTGATAAGGCAAAAATGGGAAAAGATCTTCACAATACATAGATGAGACAATCTCTTGGCCATATGTGTATATAAACAAACTATAAATCAACATACGTACTGATTTCAAAACTCATTACAAAGCTACAGCAATCCAAACATGTACTGGCATGAGGATAGACATATAGAGCAGAGGAatggaattgagagtccagaaataaatctatgCATCTATggtcaatggatttttttttaattttaatttttctgtgaaAATACGCACAGCAAAACTGCTCCTTGTTCCAGTTTCTAGACATAAGgatcggtgacattggttacatccttCACATTGTATCAATATTCCTGTTTTAGTTGTTTCACTCACATTTACTTACTCTCTCTTCCCCCCCAATCTTTTAAATCAATgatttaaaatagctgttgaccctttggtcgtatatgatttttttttaaacacagtacTTACTCAATGGGGAAAATCTTTAGTCTTTGGGCTAAACTGTCACTTAACTTaaagatgatttcaggggacagttttcattcaaaatttgaagagtaaTTCAGGGTCATTGCCTCTGGGACTCCTTCAGCCTCAATAGGTCAAGtgagtctggattctttaagactGTGAAGTTCTGTTCCAACCTCAATAGGTCAAAtgagtctggattctttaagaatttgaagttctgttccacactttttttcctctttatcggaatccatctattgtgttcctgatcagaatgctcagtagtagtagctgggcaccatctagttcttttggtctccaAGTGGAGAAGGCCAAGGTTTAGGTAGACAATTAGTACTGTAGACCAGTTCCTTCTATGATtattgggtttccttctttctcttttgttccagacaaataaagatcaatagttgttatcttagatggctgcttgtcagcttttaagaccccagacactacttaccataCTGGGAGATGGAAAGTAACCTTTGAAAACTATATttgactgggatgtcccatgagacCACGGTTCTAAGCCCCCAAATCAGGAGAACTAACCCCACTGGGAAATTCCTTATATCTAATTAGTATCAGGATCTGTAGcccttcccttcttttttttggttgttgttatgtggtgcaatggctaagaggttggctgctaaccaaaaggttaacagttcaaatccaccagctgctcctgggaaaccctatggggcagatctgctctgtcctatagggtcactatgagtcagaatcgacttgacagcaaagagtttggttttggttttcttattgTAGTAAAACCATACACAACCCAACATTTGCCCATTCATCCCTTTTTCctgtgtacagcttattgactTCAGTTACTTCAGTCATGCTGTGCAAACTTTAGCCATATTCAGTGCCACCTTTCCCCATTTCTATAAACAAAAAGTGACTGCTATCTAGGGAGTACTTCTCCCCCttctccttccccccacccctggtaaccgctaatgaacattagtttctgtatatttacttaTTCGTGTAATTTTGTAAACTGAGAACATACAATGTACGtttttctgtgattgacttatttcgctcaacttaatgccctccaggttaatctgcattgtaagatgttttgggatctcatttttctttatcactgagtagtattccattttatgtatgtaccacattgtaCTTATCCATGCATTCATTGATAGGCCCTTAGGTTGTTTTTGTCCTTTtgatattgtgaatagtgttgcaatgaacatagacatgcatatgtctgttcatgtcacttctAATAGATCCCTAGAGtacatacctagaagtggaattactgggtcatatgcaAGTGTaactctagttttttgaggaatcgccaggctgttttccacaatagctgtaccattttgcatccctaCCAACAATGGATGAAGGAATTTATTTTGACAAGGGAGACAataccattcaatggggaaagaataatgTCTTCAGAAAgtggtgctgggataactggatatcgacatggaaaaaaatgaacttggaccctattgttgttagctggccTTGAGTTGgtctgtgactcatggcaactccaggtgtaatggaggagaactgccccctagggttttcttggctgtaatctttattgaagcagttAGACAGGTGTTCTGCATGTTTCTATAATGTTCTCAAATCACATAAGTTATATGTCACTATTATGTTTTCAAATACCTCTGTATAAGCACTAATAATATGactttagaaatagaaatatgtgtGCTTTTGTGAAGCTCTCTAGTATTAACTTTAAATCGTTAGAAACATGCATGTCATTAAAAGTTATCTAGAAAAAATCTGAACTTGTCCATAGAAGCATGTGAATTacgtgaagaatgtaaacaaccGTCAAGTTGACTTCGATCTGACATGCTGTGATTAAAGAAAACATAACTAGTTAATCTTTGTAAACCAGCTTGAAGACATAAGTTTAAACAGCCTCCTTAATCTCTAATCTTGAAGAAAAGGTGTGACATTTGGCTAATCTCTAACCCCGGAGAGAAGACATAGCCTACTAGTCTTTGATGTCACACTGGCCCTTATTGTGTGAGGCCAAGGTGAAAAATTCACAGATAAACTCTGAATTTCTGCTCACTCACTGAGAGAGGGCAGAGATGGAACCTACCTCTGGAGTCTGACTCTCTCTGAAGACTGAGACTCTGGACTGAGGTTCTGTCCATCTCCACCGGCCTTGGACCATAGCTACCAAGGACTTTCACTAAGTTGAAGCCTTTATCAAGCCTTGCTCCGAAGAAGACTTGTAAAAGGTaaagtttaaagtttaaagatttggactctaaccaTCAAATAACATTGTAATCATAATTGTTAGTTCTGATTCTCTGGTTCTAAATGAATGTCATGAGATCTCACTTGAGTGCCTTTCCATGACTACCatgcaataaactaaatgagtttatgcATCTCAAACCTGAGTGTTTCTCTATTAATATTATGTGTtgcaactgctaacctttgggttagtaaaaaaaaaaaaaattttttttttttttttttttttttactagttaatcaTAAATTCCTTGCTCCACCCCGGCTCCTACCGCACACCAATATAACAACTCACTCAAAATAGGTCaacaacctaaatataagagctaaaactataaaactcttagaagaaaacactgaGGTAAATTTTCATGACCTGGGATTTGCCAgtgaattcttagatatgacaccaaaagcaagagcaacaaaagaaaaaatagataattggagtttaccaaaattaaaaacttttgtgcatcaaagagtattatcaagaaagtgaaaagactacttataaagtgggagaaaaaaatacaaatcagATACCTGATAAGGATCTAGTATCCAGAACATATACAGAATttacaactcaataacaaaaaaaggaaaaatccaatttaaaaatgacaaaggacttgaatagacatttctctaaagaagatatacaaatggccaacaaacacatgaaaagatgctcaacatcattaagcATTAAAaagaactgcaaatcaaaaccaccataGGGTACCACCTCAGACCCACTGGAAttgctataatttaaaaaatgaataataactagtgttggtgaagatgtggagaaattggaagccTTGTCCATTAAAGGctagaatgtaaaatgatgcaccCACTATATACAGTAGTTTGGTGATTCTTgttaaagttaaacatagaattaccacatgattCAGGAATTCCACTCCTACATATGCCCTCAAAataactgaaa containing:
- the LOC100667617 gene encoding olfactory receptor 1A1-like, with the protein product MRKENQSSVLNFILLGITSQQEQEDAFFILFLFIYPITLIGNLLIILAIRSDVRLHNPMYFFLANLSLVDILFSSVTIPKMLANHLVGSKAISFGGCITQMYFMLALGNTDSYILAAMAYDRAVAISRPLHYTTIMSPKFCILLVVGSWVIANVNTLPHVLLTASLSFCGNREVANFYCDISSLLKLSCSDTHFNVEMMYLGVGVFCVPLICIIISYIRVFATVLRVPSTKGVLKAFSTCGSHLTVVSLYYGTVMGMYFHPPTSHSLKDAVITVMYTAVTPMLNPFIYSLRNRDMKATLGKLFSKRISS